Proteins encoded together in one Stigmatella aurantiaca window:
- a CDS encoding MFS transporter encodes MASPTGPSHPLSVFRHRDFRLYQLARLCAVLAVQIESVAIGWQVYEMTGSALALGYTGLAQFVPFFAFALIGGQLADRVDRRAILVVCQAVMLVCSLLLLVFSLGHIQDVRFVYGVLMLFGTARAFYAPAGSALTPRLVPAEDLTRAVAINSTSWQVATIAGPAVGGLLYGWAGAEGAYIGSASLCALSVLWTVSLKVRTGRSSNSSFSVESVLAGFRFLRRQRVLLGSITLDLFAVLFGGAVALLPIYARDVLHTGPWGMGLLRSAPALGAAAVAVVLASRPLGRRAGWKMFISVGIFGLATLAFGLSRWLPLSVVALVVAGAADMVSVVVRGTLEMVATPDEMRGRVGAVNMMCVGASNELGEFRAGAFAEHLGPVAAVVSGALGTLVVVALWATAFPELRRVDDLEQAAREPLPGEEPPAAASAH; translated from the coding sequence ATGGCATCTCCCACAGGCCCTTCCCATCCGCTGTCCGTCTTCCGCCACCGCGACTTCCGGCTCTACCAGCTGGCGCGGCTGTGCGCGGTGCTGGCCGTCCAGATCGAATCGGTGGCCATCGGCTGGCAAGTCTACGAGATGACCGGGAGCGCGCTGGCGCTGGGCTACACGGGCCTGGCGCAGTTCGTGCCCTTCTTCGCCTTCGCCCTCATTGGCGGCCAGCTGGCGGACCGGGTGGATCGCCGCGCCATCCTGGTGGTGTGCCAGGCCGTCATGCTGGTGTGCAGCCTGCTGCTTCTGGTCTTCTCGCTGGGCCACATCCAGGACGTGCGCTTCGTCTATGGGGTGCTGATGCTCTTCGGCACCGCGCGGGCCTTCTACGCGCCTGCCGGTTCGGCGCTCACCCCCCGCCTGGTGCCCGCCGAGGACCTCACGCGCGCCGTGGCCATCAACTCCACCAGCTGGCAGGTGGCCACCATCGCCGGCCCCGCGGTGGGCGGGCTCCTCTATGGCTGGGCGGGGGCCGAGGGCGCATACATCGGCTCCGCGTCACTGTGCGCGCTCAGCGTGCTGTGGACGGTGTCCTTGAAGGTGAGGACGGGGCGGTCCTCCAACTCCTCGTTCTCCGTGGAGTCGGTCCTGGCGGGGTTCCGCTTCCTGCGCCGCCAGCGGGTGCTCCTGGGCAGCATCACCCTCGACTTGTTCGCGGTGCTGTTCGGCGGCGCGGTGGCGCTCCTGCCCATCTACGCGCGGGACGTGCTGCACACCGGGCCCTGGGGCATGGGCCTGCTGCGCAGCGCGCCGGCCCTGGGCGCCGCCGCGGTGGCCGTGGTGCTCGCCTCCCGCCCCCTGGGCCGCCGGGCCGGGTGGAAGATGTTCATCTCGGTGGGCATCTTCGGCCTGGCGACGCTCGCCTTCGGGCTCAGCCGCTGGCTGCCCCTGTCCGTCGTGGCCCTGGTGGTGGCGGGGGCGGCGGACATGGTGAGCGTGGTGGTGCGCGGCACGCTGGAGATGGTGGCCACGCCGGATGAGATGCGTGGCCGCGTGGGCGCGGTGAACATGATGTGCGTGGGCGCCTCCAACGAGTTGGGAGAGTTCCGCGCGGGCGCCTTCGCCGAACACCTGGGGCCCGTGGCGGCGGTGGTGTCCGGGGCGCTGGGAACGCTGGTGGTGGTGGCGCTCTGGGCCACGGCCTTTCCCGAGCTGCGGCGGGTGGATGATCTGGAGCAGGCCGCCCGCGAGCCCCTTCCCGGGGAGGAGCCCCCGGCGGCCGCTTCCGCGCACTGA
- a CDS encoding GvpL/GvpF family gas vesicle protein translates to MARPPVRKGSSRTAKRPAKRQPPPAVEPPRPVAEPEPLRAALPASEGLIPAHGVYVYGVLRTEEALRFGPIGLGVPPAEVSTLVYRGLGAVVSKGPLGVPDPTRDNVLTHHRVQEAVLREHTLLPTAFGLTFPSPEDVTALLRAAHDAFSGVLTRLEGHVELGLKVLWDQDRVARELELADAELGRLALQPPGSPGHLEYARKLEGALQERARREGEALVDALRPVAAAARVVSPVGERMMLNAVFLVAREREAAFDARVKSLAANHAMLTFQFTGPWAPYHFADIRLRLTREEPPKNR, encoded by the coding sequence ATGGCCCGGCCCCCCGTCCGGAAAGGAAGTTCCCGAACCGCCAAGCGTCCGGCGAAGCGCCAGCCGCCCCCGGCCGTCGAGCCTCCCCGCCCCGTTGCCGAGCCTGAGCCCCTTCGCGCCGCGCTTCCCGCGTCCGAAGGGCTCATCCCGGCGCACGGCGTCTATGTCTATGGCGTGCTGCGCACGGAGGAAGCGCTGCGCTTTGGCCCCATCGGGCTGGGCGTGCCCCCCGCCGAGGTGAGCACCCTCGTGTACCGGGGGCTGGGCGCCGTCGTCTCGAAGGGCCCCCTGGGGGTGCCGGACCCGACGCGCGACAACGTGCTGACGCACCACCGGGTCCAGGAGGCGGTGCTGCGCGAGCACACGCTGCTGCCCACGGCCTTTGGCCTCACCTTCCCCTCCCCCGAGGACGTCACGGCGCTGCTGCGCGCGGCGCATGACGCCTTCAGCGGCGTGCTGACGCGGCTGGAGGGGCATGTCGAGCTGGGGCTCAAGGTGCTCTGGGACCAGGACCGGGTGGCCCGCGAGCTGGAGCTGGCGGACGCGGAGCTGGGGCGCCTGGCGCTCCAGCCTCCGGGCAGTCCCGGCCACCTGGAGTACGCGCGCAAGCTGGAGGGAGCACTTCAGGAGCGGGCGCGGCGGGAGGGCGAGGCGCTGGTGGATGCCCTGCGGCCCGTGGCCGCGGCGGCCCGGGTGGTGAGCCCCGTGGGCGAGCGGATGATGCTCAACGCCGTCTTCCTCGTGGCCCGCGAGCGCGAGGCCGCCTTCGACGCGCGGGTCAAGTCGCTCGCCGCGAACCACGCGATGCTGACGTTCCAGTTCACCGGCCCCTGGGCGCCCTACCACTTCGCGGACATCCGGCTGCGGCTGACGCGGGAAGAGCCTCCGAAGAACCGCTGA
- a CDS encoding response regulator, whose product MSNPPGEGLKPLVLVVDDYQDAREMYAEYLEFSGFRVAEAKNGAEALDKAFELLPDVILMDLSLPVIDGWEATRRLKSDERTKTIPVVALTGHALTGQPGGAQDAGCDSFVIKPCLPDALVEEVKRMLAGRKTLPAR is encoded by the coding sequence ATGAGTAATCCCCCTGGCGAAGGCCTCAAGCCGCTCGTCCTGGTCGTCGACGACTACCAGGATGCACGCGAGATGTATGCGGAGTACCTGGAGTTCTCCGGCTTCCGGGTGGCCGAGGCGAAGAATGGCGCCGAGGCGCTGGACAAGGCCTTCGAGCTGCTGCCGGACGTCATCTTGATGGACCTGTCCCTGCCCGTCATCGACGGCTGGGAGGCCACGCGCCGGCTCAAGAGCGACGAGCGCACGAAGACCATCCCCGTGGTGGCGCTGACGGGCCACGCGCTGACGGGCCAGCCCGGAGGTGCCCAGGACGCCGGGTGCGACTCCTTCGTCATCAAGCCCTGTCTGCCCGATGCCCTGGTGGAGGAAGTGAAGCGGATGCTGGCAGGGCGCAAGACGCTTCCGGCTCGGTGA
- a CDS encoding PAS domain-containing sensor histidine kinase has product MSSPAPLMPSSPLPEEPSPAGTPAASADQVILMRLLDAVTDPLLFTTEAGHLRVANARARELLVAEAGASEGHRRAVELNQHLFTTALASAATGGASTVRRRELSLVDPQQGTDLLFELVTTPMREADGVQGVMSVLRNVTDLGRATQALGESYRRLRASEQEARSERLRLDLILDSVPNPIILTDPSGSMVLMNDPAERLFSTPADSGEAARRRVRTNDAHFSSFLSHLLSQGGARRWRGELQLVEPSTGAPLPMEAVASKVLTDQGETASIVTLLNDRTETREKARLLEQLKTASSELEAKVHTATAELAEQNEKLRRQALQLEQASAAKSQFLANMSHEFRTPLNAILGYTNMLLQGVSGEMMPTQKRNLQRIDSNGRHLLQVINEILDITRIEAGRMPLNLSDFEMPELLQEVMAELDPIIARTKLGVDTALPSKLPEVHSDRQKVKQIVLNLLSNALKFTHEGSIQVTAEYQAPLSLVLISVKDTGIGIAPEHQEKIFEDFQQVDSSPTRAYGGTGLGLSICRRLAAMLGGRITVQSALGQGSTFTLHLPRRTRRT; this is encoded by the coding sequence GTGTCCTCCCCCGCGCCCCTGATGCCCTCCAGCCCCCTGCCCGAGGAGCCGTCACCCGCAGGAACGCCGGCCGCCTCCGCGGACCAGGTCATCCTGATGCGCCTGCTGGACGCGGTCACCGACCCGCTGCTGTTCACCACCGAGGCGGGGCACCTGCGCGTCGCCAACGCGCGGGCCCGCGAGCTGCTGGTGGCGGAGGCGGGCGCCAGCGAGGGCCACCGCCGGGCGGTGGAGCTCAACCAGCACCTGTTCACCACCGCGCTGGCCAGCGCCGCCACCGGGGGGGCCTCCACCGTGCGCCGGCGCGAGCTGTCCCTCGTGGACCCGCAGCAGGGCACGGACCTGCTCTTCGAGCTGGTCACCACCCCCATGCGCGAGGCCGATGGCGTGCAGGGGGTGATGAGCGTGCTGCGCAACGTGACGGACCTGGGCCGCGCCACCCAGGCGCTCGGCGAGAGCTACCGGCGGCTGCGGGCCTCGGAGCAGGAGGCCCGCTCGGAGCGGCTGCGCCTGGATCTCATCCTCGACTCGGTGCCCAACCCCATCATCCTCACGGATCCGTCCGGGAGCATGGTGCTGATGAATGATCCGGCCGAGCGGCTCTTCTCCACCCCCGCCGACAGCGGCGAGGCGGCCCGGCGCCGCGTGCGCACCAACGACGCGCACTTCTCCTCGTTCCTCTCCCACCTGCTGTCCCAGGGGGGCGCCCGGCGCTGGCGCGGCGAGCTTCAGCTGGTGGAGCCCTCCACAGGAGCGCCCCTGCCCATGGAGGCCGTGGCCAGCAAGGTCCTCACGGATCAGGGGGAGACGGCCTCCATCGTCACCCTGCTCAACGACCGGACCGAGACGCGCGAGAAGGCGCGGCTGCTGGAGCAGCTCAAGACGGCCTCCAGCGAGCTGGAGGCCAAGGTCCACACGGCCACCGCGGAGCTGGCCGAGCAGAACGAGAAGCTGCGCCGGCAGGCGCTCCAGCTTGAGCAGGCCAGCGCGGCCAAGTCCCAGTTCCTGGCCAACATGTCCCACGAGTTCCGCACCCCGCTCAACGCCATCCTCGGCTACACCAACATGCTGCTCCAGGGGGTGTCCGGGGAGATGATGCCCACGCAGAAGCGCAACCTGCAGCGCATCGACTCCAACGGGCGGCACCTGCTCCAGGTCATCAACGAGATTCTCGACATCACCCGCATCGAAGCGGGCCGGATGCCGCTCAACCTGTCGGACTTCGAGATGCCGGAGCTCCTTCAGGAGGTGATGGCGGAGTTGGATCCCATCATCGCGCGCACGAAGCTCGGGGTGGACACCGCCCTGCCCTCCAAGCTCCCGGAGGTGCACAGCGACCGGCAGAAGGTGAAGCAGATCGTCCTCAACCTCCTGTCCAACGCGCTCAAGTTCACCCACGAGGGCTCCATCCAGGTGACGGCCGAGTACCAGGCGCCGCTGTCACTGGTGCTCATCTCCGTGAAGGACACCGGCATCGGCATCGCGCCGGAACACCAGGAGAAAATCTTCGAGGACTTCCAGCAGGTGGACAGCTCCCCCACGCGCGCGTATGGCGGCACAGGCCTGGGCCTGTCCATCTGCCGTCGCCTGGCGGCGATGCTGGGAGGACGCATCACCGTTCAAAGCGCATTGGGCCAGGGCTCCACCTTCACACTGCACCTACCCCGGCGCACGAGGCGCACATGA
- a CDS encoding FAD-dependent oxidoreductase, protein MKEERINPSLWTTTAHGRRFPVLPGDVTVDVVVIGGGIAGLTTAWLLKKAGKKVAVLEMNRILTGQTGQTTAHLTELLDTPYDTLRSDFGERGARMAAASSRASIEQIASIVKELNIDCGFQRLPLYRYAETDAQLRELEKEITAAQEAGLMVRFTRDTPLPLPVKGALRLEDQAQFHPRQYLLALAERIEGDGCYIFEDTRVVDVQDGTPCRAVTDRGTVTAGDVVEATHSPLNRVFMQTKVYPYRSYAVAGPLEGPLEQCLYYDSQDPYHYIRTQRVDGVNYVIVGGEDHKVGTEEDTEQHFAALEAYTLRCLPVSKLTHRWSGQVIEPADGLAYIGRNSASHHTWVATGFSGTGMTWGTLAGMIISDLILGRQNPYAALYDATRVKVRAGAKDFIQENAEVAFRFVADRLSRPDGHALSEVAPGEGKILEVSGQKVAVYREEGGACHAVSPVCTHLGCHVHWNNAERSWDCPCHGARFSPTGKVLNGPAVKDLASKKLPPEASTSSDGETP, encoded by the coding sequence ATGAAGGAAGAGCGAATCAACCCCTCTCTCTGGACAACGACCGCGCACGGCAGACGCTTCCCGGTGTTGCCCGGAGACGTGACGGTCGACGTGGTGGTCATCGGAGGCGGCATCGCCGGCCTCACCACCGCCTGGTTGTTGAAGAAGGCGGGAAAGAAGGTGGCCGTCCTGGAGATGAACCGGATTCTCACCGGCCAGACGGGACAGACCACCGCTCACCTCACGGAGCTGCTCGACACCCCGTATGACACGCTGCGCTCGGACTTTGGCGAGCGGGGCGCGCGCATGGCCGCCGCCTCCAGCCGGGCTTCCATCGAGCAGATCGCCTCGATCGTGAAGGAGCTGAACATCGACTGCGGCTTCCAGCGGCTGCCCCTGTACCGCTACGCGGAGACCGACGCGCAGCTGCGCGAGCTGGAGAAGGAAATCACCGCGGCGCAGGAGGCGGGGCTGATGGTCCGCTTCACCCGCGACACGCCGCTGCCCCTGCCCGTGAAGGGGGCGCTGCGGCTGGAGGACCAGGCGCAGTTCCACCCGCGCCAGTACCTGCTGGCGCTCGCCGAGCGCATCGAGGGGGATGGCTGCTACATCTTCGAGGACACGCGCGTGGTGGACGTGCAGGACGGCACGCCGTGCCGCGCCGTCACGGACCGGGGCACCGTCACGGCCGGGGACGTGGTGGAGGCGACCCACAGCCCGCTCAACCGCGTCTTTATGCAGACGAAGGTCTACCCGTACCGCAGCTATGCGGTGGCCGGTCCGCTGGAAGGGCCCCTGGAGCAGTGCCTCTATTACGACAGCCAGGACCCCTACCACTACATCCGCACCCAGCGCGTGGACGGGGTGAACTACGTCATCGTGGGCGGTGAGGACCACAAGGTGGGGACGGAGGAGGACACGGAGCAGCACTTCGCGGCCCTGGAGGCCTACACGCTGCGGTGTCTGCCCGTCTCGAAGCTCACCCACCGCTGGTCCGGCCAGGTCATCGAACCGGCGGACGGCCTGGCGTACATCGGCCGCAACAGCGCCTCGCACCACACCTGGGTGGCCACGGGCTTCTCGGGCACGGGGATGACGTGGGGCACCCTGGCGGGAATGATTATTTCGGACCTCATCCTCGGCCGGCAGAACCCGTACGCCGCGCTGTATGACGCCACGCGCGTGAAGGTGCGAGCGGGCGCCAAGGACTTCATCCAGGAGAACGCCGAGGTGGCCTTCCGGTTCGTCGCCGACCGGCTCTCCCGGCCGGACGGGCACGCGCTGTCCGAGGTCGCCCCGGGCGAGGGAAAGATTCTGGAAGTGTCCGGGCAGAAGGTCGCCGTCTACCGCGAGGAGGGTGGCGCCTGCCACGCCGTGTCCCCAGTGTGTACGCACCTGGGTTGCCACGTGCACTGGAACAACGCGGAGCGCTCCTGGGATTGCCCCTGCCATGGCGCCCGCTTCAGCCCCACCGGCAAGGTCCTCAATGGGCCCGCCGTGAAGGATCTCGCATCGAAGAAGCTCCCACCCGAGGCCAGCACATCATCAGATGGAGAGACACCATGA
- a CDS encoding hemerythrin domain-containing protein translates to MNAIELLEDQHEEVKKLFKKYEGLKEGADAERQELFEKIADRLSAHATIEELYFYPSVKAARTEDKLYEAVEEHLAAKRIIADLLQMEPDSEYFDAKMKVLQESIEHHVEEEEEDLFPKVRKLLNEEQLLVLGIQMKEEFDELMEAEPRYETPMQTDAAAPL, encoded by the coding sequence ATGAACGCCATTGAACTGCTCGAGGACCAGCACGAAGAGGTGAAGAAGCTGTTCAAGAAGTACGAGGGCCTCAAGGAGGGCGCGGACGCGGAGCGCCAGGAGCTCTTCGAGAAGATCGCCGACCGGCTGTCGGCCCATGCCACCATCGAGGAGCTGTACTTCTATCCCTCGGTCAAGGCAGCCCGCACGGAGGACAAGCTGTATGAGGCGGTGGAGGAGCACCTGGCCGCCAAGCGCATCATCGCGGACCTGCTCCAGATGGAGCCGGACAGCGAGTACTTCGACGCGAAGATGAAGGTGCTCCAGGAGAGCATCGAGCACCACGTGGAGGAGGAGGAGGAAGACCTCTTCCCGAAGGTGCGCAAGCTCCTGAACGAGGAGCAGCTCCTGGTGCTCGGCATCCAGATGAAGGAGGAGTTCGACGAGCTGATGGAGGCCGAGCCCCGCTACGAGACGCCGATGCAGACGGACGCGGCGGCGCCCCTCTAA
- a CDS encoding DNA-3-methyladenine glycosylase family protein, translated as MAATSRAAASLPESFTVSARRALARADPTLGALMRKVGPFRLQLKPLLSPFEALAESIVYQQLHGRAAAAIFARLCERVGSGVGLTPEALLATSDEALRAAGLSGAKAAALKDLAEKTRAGTVPSLAQVRRLSDETLIERFTEVRGIGQWTVEMLLIFRLGRPDVLPVDDYAIRKAFMLLQGLEASPRPKELLAHGERWRPWRSVASWYLWRSLELPEVQEAARWAKKD; from the coding sequence ATGGCTGCCACTTCGCGCGCTGCGGCGTCCTTGCCCGAGTCCTTCACGGTGTCCGCCCGCCGGGCCCTGGCCCGCGCGGACCCCACGCTGGGCGCCCTGATGCGGAAGGTGGGCCCCTTCCGGCTCCAGCTCAAGCCGCTGTTGAGCCCCTTCGAGGCCCTGGCCGAGTCCATCGTCTACCAGCAGCTCCACGGCCGCGCGGCCGCCGCCATCTTCGCCCGGTTGTGCGAGCGGGTGGGCAGCGGCGTGGGCCTCACGCCCGAGGCGCTCCTGGCCACCTCCGATGAAGCCCTGCGCGCCGCGGGGCTGTCGGGCGCCAAGGCGGCGGCCTTGAAGGATCTGGCGGAGAAGACCCGGGCGGGCACGGTGCCCTCGCTGGCCCAGGTGCGGCGGCTGAGCGACGAGACGCTCATCGAGCGGTTCACCGAGGTGCGCGGCATCGGCCAGTGGACGGTGGAGATGCTGCTCATCTTCCGGCTCGGCCGGCCGGACGTGCTGCCGGTGGACGACTACGCCATCCGCAAGGCGTTCATGCTGCTCCAGGGGCTGGAGGCCTCGCCCCGGCCGAAGGAGCTGCTGGCCCATGGCGAGCGGTGGCGGCCCTGGCGCAGCGTGGCGAGCTGGTACCTGTGGCGCTCGCTGGAGCTGCCCGAGGTGCAAGAGGCCGCGCGCTGGGCGAAGAAGGACTGA
- a CDS encoding MFS transporter, with translation MKRFPSKLGLLGALYFVQGMPFGFQATALPVYLRTQGVSVTAIGFLGLLSLPWMFKALWAPLVDRYGSARIGRRKSWILPLQAALAATCALAAFVPVETGLPALLGLIFVMNLLAATQDIAVDGFAVDSLRPEEMGLGNAAQVVGYKLGMLTGGGLLVWASQSIGWRGLFLSMAALSLIVFGVTAFAREPAPREHSGERTTWREVLSRLRQVFLLPGTGWVLLFIATYKFGESLSDVLYKVFLVQEGISPAQIGLWVGTWGMAASLLGSTAGGLLATRMPLLGALTLTASLRILPLAGRWWLAQFGVSDASIIGVTMAEEFFGGALTTVMFAFMMSQTDPRIGATHYTLFASLEVLGKAPGGPIGGLLVGEAHWSYAQAFLLGTVLSVTFLFLLLPLRGLRASRPAPGPA, from the coding sequence GTGAAGCGCTTTCCGTCCAAGCTGGGCCTGCTGGGCGCGCTCTACTTCGTGCAGGGCATGCCCTTCGGGTTCCAGGCCACCGCCCTGCCCGTCTACCTGCGGACGCAGGGCGTGTCGGTCACCGCCATTGGCTTTCTGGGGCTCCTGTCCCTGCCCTGGATGTTCAAGGCGCTCTGGGCCCCACTCGTGGACCGCTATGGCTCCGCGCGCATCGGCCGGCGCAAGTCGTGGATCCTGCCCCTCCAGGCGGCCCTGGCCGCCACGTGTGCCCTGGCGGCCTTCGTCCCCGTCGAGACGGGCCTGCCCGCCCTGCTGGGCCTCATCTTCGTGATGAACCTGCTGGCCGCCACGCAGGACATCGCAGTGGATGGCTTCGCGGTGGACTCGCTGCGGCCCGAGGAGATGGGCCTGGGCAACGCCGCGCAGGTGGTGGGCTACAAGCTGGGGATGCTCACCGGTGGCGGGCTGCTCGTCTGGGCCAGCCAGTCCATCGGCTGGCGGGGCCTGTTCCTCTCCATGGCAGCGCTCAGCCTCATCGTCTTCGGGGTGACGGCCTTCGCCCGAGAGCCCGCCCCCCGGGAGCACTCCGGCGAGCGGACCACGTGGCGCGAGGTGCTCTCCCGGCTCCGGCAGGTGTTCCTGCTGCCGGGCACCGGCTGGGTGCTGCTCTTCATCGCCACCTACAAGTTCGGCGAGTCCCTCTCGGACGTGCTCTACAAGGTCTTCCTGGTCCAGGAGGGCATCTCCCCCGCGCAGATTGGCCTCTGGGTGGGCACGTGGGGCATGGCCGCCTCGCTGCTGGGCTCCACCGCCGGGGGGCTGCTCGCCACGCGGATGCCACTGCTGGGCGCCCTCACGCTGACGGCCAGCTTGCGCATCCTCCCGCTCGCGGGCCGGTGGTGGCTGGCCCAGTTCGGGGTGTCCGATGCGAGCATCATCGGCGTCACCATGGCCGAGGAGTTCTTCGGCGGGGCGCTCACCACGGTGATGTTCGCCTTCATGATGTCGCAGACGGATCCGCGCATCGGCGCCACCCACTACACGCTGTTCGCCAGCCTCGAGGTGCTGGGCAAGGCCCCCGGAGGCCCCATCGGCGGCTTGCTCGTGGGCGAGGCGCACTGGAGCTACGCCCAGGCGTTTCTCCTGGGCACGGTCCTCTCCGTAACGTTCCTCTTCCTCTTGCTGCCGCTCCGGGGACTGCGGGCCTCACGGCCGGCCCCGGGCCCGGCCTAA
- a CDS encoding pyridoxal phosphate-dependent aminotransferase yields MSEETPIPAFRTVPRTGVIYVTTEASRRGYRPGDSEWCNLGQGQPETGELPGAPPRVDQVSVDVGDLEYAPVAGLWEVREAVASLYNRLYRRGMPSQYSAENVCLSGGGRAALTRAAASLGAVNLGHFLPDYTAYEELLDVFKAFTSIPILLEGERGYAFTHEDLRREVQGRGLSALLFSNPCNPTGKLVHGEELARWVGVAREQECALLIDEFYSHYVWTGRPGHLPAESAARYVEDVNRDPVVLFDGFTKNWRYPGWRMTWTLAPRQVIEAVSSAGSFLDGGGSRPLQRAALPLLEEGPVVAETMAINAVFREKRDRFHSRLERLGIRTDRPPDGTFYVWGNVAGLPPPLNDGMGFFRAALDEKIICVPGEFFDVNPGKRRARASRFRTYVRLSFGPSMEVLDKALNRLEALVMKHARASSAP; encoded by the coding sequence GTGAGCGAAGAAACACCCATTCCCGCGTTCCGCACCGTGCCGCGCACGGGCGTCATCTATGTCACCACCGAGGCGAGCCGCCGCGGCTACCGCCCCGGAGACTCCGAGTGGTGCAACCTGGGGCAGGGCCAGCCCGAGACCGGCGAGCTGCCCGGGGCCCCGCCCCGGGTGGACCAGGTCTCCGTGGACGTGGGCGACCTGGAGTACGCGCCGGTGGCGGGGCTGTGGGAGGTCCGCGAGGCCGTCGCCAGCCTGTACAACCGGCTCTACCGGCGCGGCATGCCCAGCCAGTACAGCGCGGAGAACGTGTGCCTGTCCGGAGGCGGCCGCGCGGCCCTCACCCGCGCCGCGGCCAGCCTGGGGGCGGTGAACCTGGGCCACTTCCTGCCGGACTACACCGCTTACGAGGAGCTGCTGGACGTCTTCAAGGCGTTCACCTCCATCCCCATCCTCCTGGAGGGCGAGCGCGGCTACGCCTTCACCCACGAGGACCTGCGGCGCGAGGTGCAGGGGCGCGGCCTGTCCGCCCTGCTCTTCTCCAACCCCTGCAACCCCACGGGCAAGCTGGTGCACGGCGAGGAGCTGGCGCGCTGGGTGGGCGTGGCGCGAGAACAGGAGTGCGCCCTGCTCATCGACGAGTTCTACTCCCACTACGTGTGGACGGGGCGCCCCGGGCACCTGCCCGCCGAGAGCGCCGCGCGCTACGTGGAGGACGTGAACCGGGACCCGGTGGTGCTCTTCGACGGCTTCACGAAGAACTGGCGCTACCCGGGCTGGCGGATGACGTGGACCCTCGCGCCCCGCCAGGTCATCGAGGCGGTCTCCAGCGCGGGCAGCTTCCTGGATGGGGGCGGCAGCCGCCCGCTGCAGCGCGCCGCCCTGCCCCTGCTGGAGGAAGGGCCCGTGGTGGCCGAGACGATGGCCATCAACGCCGTCTTCCGCGAGAAGCGGGACCGGTTCCACTCCCGGCTGGAGCGCCTGGGCATCCGCACGGACCGGCCGCCGGATGGGACGTTCTACGTCTGGGGCAACGTGGCGGGGCTGCCCCCTCCCCTCAATGATGGGATGGGCTTCTTCCGGGCCGCCCTGGACGAGAAGATCATCTGCGTGCCGGGCGAGTTCTTCGACGTGAACCCCGGCAAGCGCCGCGCCCGCGCCTCGCGCTTCCGCACCTACGTGCGCCTGTCCTTCGGCCCCTCGATGGAGGTGCTGGACAAGGCGCTCAACCGGCTGGAGGCGCTGGTGATGAAGCACGCGCGGGCATCCTCCGCGCCGTGA
- the dps gene encoding DNA starvation/stationary phase protection protein Dps gives MYRSPSPLSEQVRAPLAASLNERLADGLDLHSQIKVAHWNIKGPQFAALHPLFETFAVSLSNHNDAIAERAVTLGGRAYGTSRHVAKASRIPEYQQETVKDLDHVKLLAERFDVYLAGLRESRKLGEQHQDTDTVDLLTGAITEFEKHTWFLRATLGE, from the coding sequence ATGTACCGCAGCCCCAGCCCCCTCTCCGAGCAGGTCCGCGCTCCCCTGGCCGCTTCGCTCAACGAACGCCTGGCGGACGGATTGGACCTGCACAGCCAGATCAAGGTGGCCCACTGGAACATCAAGGGTCCCCAGTTCGCCGCGCTGCACCCGCTGTTCGAGACCTTCGCGGTGAGCCTGTCGAACCACAATGACGCCATCGCCGAGCGCGCGGTGACGCTGGGCGGCCGGGCCTACGGCACCAGCCGGCACGTGGCGAAGGCCAGCCGCATCCCCGAGTACCAGCAGGAGACGGTGAAGGACCTGGACCATGTGAAGTTGCTGGCCGAACGGTTCGACGTGTACCTGGCCGGGCTGCGCGAGAGCCGCAAGCTGGGCGAGCAGCACCAGGACACGGACACGGTGGACCTGCTGACGGGCGCCATCACCGAGTTCGAGAAGCACACCTGGTTCCTGCGCGCCACGCTGGGCGAGTAA
- a CDS encoding carboxymuconolactone decarboxylase family protein, with protein sequence MASLEVIRGELADAHKDTRLNLQAVLEGGSLTPEQRWGVAVACAFAARNERLKEAIVNEAKKALANAEPVIEDARAAASLMGMNNVYYRFRHMIGKESYSTKRPGLRMNRLAQVLTNKVDFELVCLAVSAINGCEMCVQSHEKVVIEGGLSEDQVHDAVRIASVIHAAAVGLES encoded by the coding sequence ATGGCCTCGCTCGAAGTCATCCGCGGCGAGCTCGCGGATGCCCACAAGGACACCCGCCTCAACCTCCAGGCCGTCCTGGAGGGTGGCAGCCTCACCCCCGAGCAGCGCTGGGGTGTGGCCGTTGCGTGCGCTTTCGCCGCCCGGAATGAGCGGCTGAAGGAGGCCATCGTCAACGAGGCGAAGAAGGCCCTGGCCAACGCCGAGCCCGTCATCGAGGACGCCCGCGCGGCGGCCTCCCTGATGGGGATGAACAACGTGTACTACCGGTTCCGGCACATGATCGGGAAGGAGTCCTACTCGACCAAGCGCCCGGGGCTGCGGATGAACCGTCTGGCGCAGGTTCTGACGAACAAGGTGGACTTCGAGCTGGTCTGCCTGGCCGTCAGCGCCATCAACGGCTGCGAGATGTGCGTGCAGTCCCACGAGAAGGTCGTCATCGAAGGCGGCCTCTCGGAGGACCAGGTGCACGACGCGGTCCGTATCGCCTCGGTCATCCATGCCGCAGCGGTGGGCCTGGAGTCATAA